One Eubacteriales bacterium mix99 genomic window carries:
- the thiT gene encoding energy-coupled thiamine transporter ThiT has translation MPKSLSDVFGKFAEFTPGTIIILILLAFVGIGGIILLRKSRNVHFTTRMLVYASVCIALSFVLSYIRLYRLPQGGSITPGSMLPIMIFAYIFGPVPGVLAGIAYGFLQYIQGGSIIHWIQFIMDYPVAFGLLGLAGLYRKNLAVSCIIGVFGRFLMHFLTGIVFFSQYAGGQPAVLYSLGYNGSYLLAELILCMVLASLPQIRNMVRSLQNDYQRN, from the coding sequence ATGCCAAAATCTTTATCCGACGTATTTGGAAAATTCGCAGAATTTACTCCAGGTACCATTATCATTCTTATTCTGCTCGCCTTTGTGGGAATTGGCGGAATCATTCTTCTGCGCAAAAGCAGGAATGTGCATTTTACCACACGCATGCTGGTCTATGCCAGTGTATGCATTGCCCTGTCCTTTGTATTATCCTACATCCGGCTGTATCGTTTGCCGCAGGGCGGGAGCATCACTCCGGGCAGTATGCTGCCCATTATGATATTCGCTTATATCTTCGGACCGGTTCCCGGAGTGCTGGCCGGAATCGCCTATGGGTTTCTCCAGTACATCCAGGGCGGTTCCATCATACACTGGATCCAGTTTATCATGGATTATCCCGTTGCCTTCGGGCTCCTGGGGCTGGCCGGTCTGTACCGGAAGAACCTTGCCGTCTCCTGCATCATCGGGGTTTTCGGCAGATTTTTAATGCACTTCCTGACCGGAATTGTATTTTTCTCCCAGTATGCCGGGGGGCAGCCTGCCGTCCTGTATTCCCTTGGGTACAACGGCAGCTATCTGCTAGCGGAGTTGATCCTCTGCATGGTTCTCGCTTCCCTTCCGCAGATTCGCAACATGGTCCGCTCCCTTCAGAACGACTACCAGAGGAATTGA